The proteins below are encoded in one region of Triticum aestivum cultivar Chinese Spring chromosome 1B, IWGSC CS RefSeq v2.1, whole genome shotgun sequence:
- the LOC123098024 gene encoding uncharacterized protein: MDMDSPQKKLGSVDGGKTPPLLLAAQLAKKAIAASPFPDAHPMASAWAFVTAWFFPVSIVLGSAIDLLLCSQLLWCLLEREGGTPIDSALWIALWCCPALQAVVAALALLLPSRHRRIRRALAYLAVSVAIVGHSLMASLIPLSVAAHPGTGLGYLLLIVLFICAAAALAQLLPCLLMGLCT; the protein is encoded by the exons ATGGACATGGACTCCCCGCAGAAGAAGCTTGGATCCGTGGACGGCGGCAAGACGCCTCCTCTGCTGCTTGCGGCCCAGCTGGCCAAGAAGGCGATAGCCGCTTCTCCGTTCCCGGACGCACACCCGATGGCCAGCGCTTGGGCGTTCGTCACCGCCTGGTTCTTCCCCGTCTCCATCGTCTTGGGCTCCGCCATCGACCTTCTACTCTGCAGCCAG CTGCTGTGGTGCCTACTGGAGCGCGAGGGGGGCACGCCCATAGACAGTGCCCTCTGGATCGCGCTGTGGTGCTGCCCCGCACTCCAGGCGGTCGTGGCGGCGCTGGCTCTGCTGCTCCCGTCCCGCCACCGCCGGATCCGCCGTGCCCTTGCCTACCTCGCGGTCTCGGTCGCCATCGTCGGCCATTCTTTGATGGCCAGCCTCATCCCCCTCTCTGTCGCTGCCCATCCAGGGACAGGGCTAGGATACCTCCTGCTCATCGTCTTGTTCATCTGCGCCGCGGCGGCGCTGGCGCAGCTGCTCCCGTGCctcctgatggggttatgtacctag